One genomic window of Misgurnus anguillicaudatus chromosome 12, ASM2758022v2, whole genome shotgun sequence includes the following:
- the enoph1 gene encoding enolase-phosphatase E1 isoform X1: MSAISMPETIRVLLLDIEGTTTPITFVKDILFPYIRENLEEYLSAHWEEDECKQDVHLLKKQAEEDLRLNKAGPIHTVDQTVHTDEEKAIREVVDNVLWQMAADRKTTALKQLQGHMWRAAYITGKIKGEVYPDVVPAIRRWRHHGLKIFIYSSGSVEAQKLLFGYSDEGDLLDLFDGHFDTNIGTKVESKSYENIAEKIGCQPDEILFLTDVTREAKAAEDAGVNVAVVVRPGNMELTEEERKNYRIITSFSQLELNGNV, from the exons ATGTCAGCGATCTCAATGCCAGAAACTATTAGAGTTTTGCTGCTGGATATTGAAGGAACCACGACGCCCATTACGTTTGTCAAG GACATTTTATTTCCATACATAAGAGAGAATCTCGAGGAATATCTGTCTGCACATTGGGAAGAAGATGAATGCAAACAAGATGTTCATCTGCTCAAAAAACAG GCTGAAGAAGACTTGCGGCTAAATAAAGCTGGTCCAATTCATACAGTTGACCAGACGGTACACACAGATGAGGAGAAGGCAATCCGTGAGGTTGTGGATAACGTCCTCTGGCAGATGGCTGCAGACAGGAAAACCACTGCTCTCAAACAACTGCAAGGCCACATGTGGAGAGCAGCATATATCACTGGGAAAATCAAAGGCGA GGTGTACCCAGACGTGGTACCAGCCATCAGGCGATGGCGACATCATGGTCTGAAGATCTTCATATACTCCTCAGGAAGTGTGGAGGCACAGAAGCTACTCTTTGGCTATTCTGATGAAGGAGATCTATTAGAT CTGTTTGATGGGCATTTTGACACCAACATTGGTACCAAAGTTGAAAGTAAAAGCTATGAGAATATTGCAGAGAAGATTGGCTGCCAACCAGACGAAATTCTGTTCTTAACTGATGTCACACGAG AGGCAAAGGCTGCGGAGGATGCTGGGGTGAATGTGGCAGTAGTAGTACGGCCTGGCAACATGGAGTTAACTGAAGAGGAAAGAAAAAATTATAGAATCATTACATCTTTCAGCCAGTTGGAACTGAATGGAAATGTTTGA